The Rhipicephalus sanguineus isolate Rsan-2018 chromosome 7, BIME_Rsan_1.4, whole genome shotgun sequence genome includes a window with the following:
- the LOC119398736 gene encoding uncharacterized protein LOC119398736 — protein sequence MVKPPGLPSGSNNRRLAERRLRMQINRFREQSSLLEKYDQAISAYFNDEHAEKVQDEQLLKDNVYYMPHHAVVRRDAVTTKLCVVINASSHEAGHVCLNDVLSKGVKLGSDVIQLLLNFRCHPVVLAADIKKAYLQLLIRPENRDLLRFLWLESISQRKRMPLEELKSLEEMFVSVNQPFPTLHKGQNRGTAKCFPR from the coding sequence ATGGTCAAACCACCAGGGTTACCATCCGGAAGCAACAATCGCCGATTAGCCGAACGTCGACTGCGAATGCAGATCAACCGGTTCCGAGAGCAGTCGTCACTGCTAGAAAAATACGACCAAGCAATTTCAGCTTATTTCAACGATGAACATGCGGAGAAAGTACAAGACGAGCAGCTGCTCAAGGACAACGTCTACTACATGCCCCATCACGCCGTGGTTCGTCGCGATGCTGTTACGACGAAGCTTTGTGTCGTAATTAATGCGTCATCGCACGAAGCCGGTCATGTTTGCCTTAACGACGTACTCTCGAAAGGCGTGAAACTTGGTTCTGACGTCATTCAGCTTCTACTGAATTTTCGCTGCCACCCTGTGGTTCTCGCCGCCGACATAAAGAAGGCATACCTGCAGCTTCTTATTCGGCCTGAAAACCGAGACCTGCTGCGGTTTTTGTGGCTGGAAAGTATTAGCCAACGAAAGCGAATGCCCTTAGAGGAACTTAAATCTCTGGAAGAAATGTTCGTCTCAGTGAACCAACCGTTCCCCACCTTGCACAAGGGACAGAACCGTGGAACTGCCAAGTGCTTCCCAAGATGA